The following coding sequences are from one Salmo salar unplaced genomic scaffold, Ssal_v3.1, whole genome shotgun sequence window:
- the LOC123731713 gene encoding uncharacterized protein C8orf34 homolog, with protein sequence MASLINQTPDHPVPFLISHLQTKPGSPGKLHRTLAGSAALWAQSGAAESEGGPDFRSYEKHWQIHPNKPKKSKSDLAVSNISPPSAESKS encoded by the exons ATGGCCAGTCTGATCAACCAGACCCCAGACCATCCTGTACCCTTTCTCATCAGCCACCTGCAGACCAAGCCAGGCAGCCCCGGCAAGCTGCACAGAACACTGGCGGGCTCCGCCGCTCTGTGGGCCCAGAGCGGTGCAG CGGAGAGTGAGGGAGGTCCTGACTTCAGGAGTTATGAGAAGCACTGGCAGATCCACCCGAACAAACCCAAGAAATCCAAGAGTGATCTGGCTGTGTCTAACATCTCCCCTCCTTCAGCAGAATCTAAGTCCT